In a single window of the Bacillus mycoides genome:
- a CDS encoding DUF3238 domain-containing protein produces MTNIVKIRASVFIPVSWTEPRKDVQTGKVIQFEGDSREFTPHAVNTMRSRVEQEVVVDFYKEEVFSYANTGITTEKVTNPDGSVNKRTGKASTENIVCTDISWNSDGVQFKMSASASNPLNVYAPPVDYLLTVCVNKGGSIDIQGEHDGFPCFEFYKQVDFGSFEQIYTHDFRETGDTPEALGGEMDYSFTKRL; encoded by the coding sequence ATGACGAATATCGTTAAAATTAGAGCCAGTGTATTTATTCCAGTGTCTTGGACAGAACCGCGGAAGGATGTACAAACAGGGAAAGTAATCCAATTCGAAGGTGATTCACGTGAGTTTACACCACATGCGGTAAATACTATGCGCTCTAGAGTTGAGCAAGAGGTAGTAGTGGACTTTTATAAAGAAGAAGTGTTTTCATATGCAAACACGGGTATTACGACAGAGAAGGTCACAAATCCAGATGGTTCTGTGAATAAAAGAACAGGAAAAGCGAGTACTGAAAATATTGTGTGTACGGATATTTCATGGAATTCTGATGGTGTGCAATTCAAAATGAGTGCAAGCGCTAGTAATCCGTTAAATGTGTATGCCCCTCCTGTGGACTATTTATTAACTGTATGTGTGAACAAGGGTGGTAGTATCGATATTCAAGGAGAACATGATGGATTCCCTTGTTTCGAATTTTATAAGCAAGTAGATTTCGGTTCATTTGAACAAATTTATACACATGATTTTAGAGAAACTGGTGATACACCTGAAGCGTTAGGTGGAGAAATGGATTATAGTTTTACAAAGAGGTTATAA